One genomic region from Microcoleus sp. FACHB-672 encodes:
- a CDS encoding DUF2079 domain-containing protein: MLSQNIRSFILTNIKYNAVYWIAGAAAVIFFACSSLRHALFQSGAFDLGIFDQAVYLISQGKPAISSFIGFHILGDHAALILYPLALLYKIYPDVHGLLAVQAAALALGALPAWRLAKLAGLQDKPALAMAGVYLLYPLVFNLNLFDFHPEVIALPALLWAILAARQNQIGWFCLAIALVLSCKAVLALTVVTMGFWLIIFEKKRLLGIIAIAAGVAWFLIATQFIIPFFGSNAASVARHLPRYSYLGNSAPEMLKNLLLQPALILGKIFSLATLEYLALLVLPVIWWLSPQHLSPLVGAVSTLVLNILSEAATQRNLVQQYSLPVLPFLLVAVISNLAAKEIDTPLESGKKNTFFFVIPFLSFLKRRQGSVLPLILWSFLAFIVLAKYGYFGSIYLDSLDTWKATRQAIAQIQTRESVLTTHEISPHLSCRQLIKFTDASSPPGNLAEFKYILLNLRDPGWKSSPKFAAGLVEKLKTKPEFKLSYQQDDVYLFIQQVSNSLTE, from the coding sequence ATGTTGAGTCAAAATATTCGCAGTTTTATCTTGACAAATATTAAATATAATGCAGTGTATTGGATTGCCGGCGCGGCTGCGGTGATTTTTTTTGCTTGCAGCAGTTTGCGACACGCTTTATTTCAATCTGGCGCGTTTGATTTGGGAATTTTTGATCAAGCGGTTTATCTGATTAGCCAGGGAAAGCCGGCAATTTCTTCGTTTATCGGGTTTCACATTCTTGGCGATCATGCTGCTTTAATTCTTTACCCACTGGCTTTGCTGTACAAAATTTATCCCGATGTGCACGGGTTACTTGCTGTGCAAGCGGCTGCCTTGGCGTTGGGTGCACTGCCGGCATGGCGGCTTGCCAAGTTAGCTGGGTTGCAGGATAAGCCGGCGTTAGCGATGGCTGGCGTTTATCTTCTTTATCCGCTAGTTTTTAATCTCAATTTGTTCGATTTTCATCCAGAAGTGATTGCACTGCCGGCACTTTTATGGGCAATTTTAGCCGCGCGACAGAATCAAATTGGATGGTTTTGTTTAGCAATTGCCTTGGTTTTAAGTTGCAAAGCAGTTTTGGCGCTGACAGTTGTGACGATGGGTTTTTGGCTAATTATTTTTGAGAAAAAGCGGTTATTGGGAATAATTGCGATTGCTGCCGGTGTCGCTTGGTTTCTGATTGCTACGCAATTTATTATTCCATTTTTTGGCAGCAATGCGGCATCTGTGGCGCGTCATTTACCGCGTTACAGTTATCTTGGCAATTCTGCACCAGAAATGCTCAAGAATTTGCTGCTACAACCGGCACTTATTTTGGGCAAAATCTTTTCCCTGGCAACATTGGAATATCTGGCATTATTGGTATTGCCGGTGATTTGGTGGTTGTCGCCGCAGCATCTCTCGCCGTTAGTGGGGGCAGTTTCTACACTGGTTTTAAATATTCTATCAGAAGCCGCAACTCAACGAAATTTGGTGCAGCAATATTCGCTGCCGGTGTTACCTTTTCTGCTGGTGGCAGTCATTTCTAACCTGGCGGCTAAGGAAATTGATACCCCATTAGAAAGCGGAAAAAAGAATACTTTTTTCTTTGTTATTCCTTTTCTTTCTTTTCTAAAAAGGCGACAGGGAAGTGTCTTGCCACTTATTTTGTGGTCATTTTTAGCATTTATTGTATTAGCCAAGTACGGTTATTTTGGTTCTATTTATCTAGATTCTCTGGATACTTGGAAAGCAACACGACAGGCAATTGCTCAAATACAAACACGGGAAAGTGTTTTAACAACTCATGAAATTTCCCCGCATTTAAGTTGCCGGCAACTTATAAAATTTACCGATGCGAGTTCACCGCCGGGAAATTTAGCTGAATTTAAATATATTTTGCTAAATTTGCGAGATCCGGGTTGGAAGAGTTCGCCAAAATTTGCTGCCGGCTTAGTAGAGAAACTTAAAACTAAGCCAGAATTTAAACTCAGTTATCAGCAAGATGATGTTTACCTGTTTATTCAACAAGTGAGCAATTCGCTAACTGAATAA
- the dxr gene encoding 1-deoxy-D-xylulose-5-phosphate reductoisomerase produces MKAITLLGSTGSIGTQTLDIVAQYPDQFRIVGLAAGRNVEMLAQQIRQFKPAIVAICDEDKLAELKEAISDIDPQPILLAGEAGVIEVARYGDAEAVVTGIVGCAGLLPTIAAIEAGKDIALANKETLIAGGPVVNPLVEKHGVKLLPADSEHSAIFQCLQGVPPGGLRRILLTASGGAFRDWPVEKLSQVTVADALKHPNWSMGRKITVDSATLMNKGLEVIEAHYLFGLDYDRIDIVIHPQSIIHSLIELQDTSVLAQLGWPDMRLPLLYALSWPERIYTDWEPLNLVKAGDLTFREPDHQKYPCMQLAYNAGRAGGSMPAVLNAANEQAVALFLDEKIQFLDIPRLIESACDKHQADNSPNPSLDDILTADQWARQEVLAASEKLDGRERLISLR; encoded by the coding sequence GTGAAAGCGATTACTCTCCTCGGCTCCACCGGCTCTATCGGCACTCAGACCTTAGATATTGTCGCTCAATACCCCGATCAGTTTCGCATTGTCGGATTGGCAGCAGGACGCAATGTGGAGATGCTAGCGCAGCAGATCCGCCAGTTTAAACCGGCAATCGTCGCCATTTGTGACGAAGACAAATTAGCCGAACTGAAAGAAGCGATCTCAGATATCGATCCCCAACCGATCCTGCTTGCTGGGGAAGCCGGTGTAATAGAAGTCGCCCGATATGGAGATGCCGAAGCTGTTGTCACCGGCATTGTCGGTTGTGCCGGCTTGTTGCCTACGATTGCCGCTATCGAAGCTGGGAAAGATATTGCCTTAGCGAATAAAGAAACATTGATTGCCGGTGGGCCGGTTGTCAACCCCCTTGTCGAGAAACACGGCGTCAAATTGTTGCCGGCAGATTCTGAGCATTCTGCCATTTTTCAGTGCCTCCAAGGCGTCCCTCCCGGCGGCTTACGACGAATTCTGCTAACCGCCTCTGGGGGTGCCTTCCGTGATTGGCCGGTGGAGAAACTGTCACAAGTCACCGTTGCCGATGCACTCAAACATCCTAACTGGTCAATGGGTCGCAAAATCACCGTCGATTCTGCCACTTTAATGAATAAAGGTTTAGAAGTCATTGAAGCGCATTATCTCTTCGGTTTAGATTACGACCGCATCGACATTGTGATTCACCCGCAAAGCATTATTCACTCATTAATTGAGTTGCAAGATACCTCAGTTTTAGCTCAATTAGGTTGGCCGGATATGCGTTTACCCTTGCTTTACGCCTTATCTTGGCCAGAGCGAATTTATACCGATTGGGAACCTCTAAATTTAGTTAAAGCAGGGGATTTAACCTTCCGTGAACCGGATCACCAAAAGTATCCTTGTATGCAGCTTGCTTATAATGCCGGTCGTGCCGGTGGTTCCATGCCGGCTGTTTTAAATGCCGCCAATGAGCAGGCTGTCGCACTATTTTTAGATGAAAAAATTCAATTCTTAGATATCCCTCGTTTAATTGAATCTGCCTGCGACAAACATCAAGCTGATAACTCTCCAAACCCTTCTCTTGATGATATCTTGACAGCAGATCAGTGGGCACGGCAAGAAGTTTTAGCAGCCAGTGAAAAACTTGACGGGCGGGAGCGTCTAATTTCCCTGCGATAA